A stretch of Mucilaginibacter terrae DNA encodes these proteins:
- a CDS encoding SPOR domain-containing protein: MVYNSSIKLITKTIRSLRVLMAIAGFLLLSHLPALAQAQQPERGKLEVIKDPRIDSLIANRAELSKGMGRAVSNASGYGYRVQFFIGPNRKNAFDAQNRMQQMHPELRTYINYAEPNFKVKAGDFRTRLEASKLMQELKGTFSSLFIISEKINPPKLDANPNL; encoded by the coding sequence ATGGTATATAATAGCAGCATCAAATTAATAACAAAAACTATTCGCTCGTTGCGGGTTTTGATGGCTATAGCTGGCTTTTTGCTGTTATCCCACTTACCGGCCCTGGCCCAAGCCCAACAACCCGAACGCGGTAAGCTCGAGGTAATTAAAGACCCGCGTATCGACTCATTAATAGCAAACCGTGCCGAATTATCAAAAGGTATGGGGCGCGCAGTAAGCAACGCATCGGGTTACGGCTACCGGGTACAGTTTTTTATTGGCCCAAACCGAAAAAATGCTTTTGATGCGCAAAACAGAATGCAGCAAATGCATCCCGAATTACGTACTTACATCAATTACGCCGAGCCTAATTTCAAGGTAAAAGCCGGCGATTTTCGTACCCGGCTCGAAGCCAGTAAACTTATGCAGGAATTGAAGGGGACATTTTCCTCTTTATTTATCATATCCGAAAAAATTAATCCGCCCAAACTGGACGCTAACCCCAATTTGTAA
- a CDS encoding TlpA disulfide reductase family protein, whose translation MKKILLTALALLPVAAMAQSGTFTVKGKIGNVNAPAKAYIQYRKDGKTIMDSAVVKNGEFEFKGDVAAPSQGYVLLNKKGDAMNKTRDYQQIYFETGTININNTADSLGTATVSGTPTNVENQAYKIMNKPVSDAYAAMSAKMKAATPAQRESAEFKKEMEEIEKKADEQGDVINKKFVKQYPKSLISLNLISSLAYGMDYAEIAPLFESLAPAVKDSEAGKRMADQLAKMKVVAIGAVAPDFAMADTAGNMVKLSSLRGKYVLVDLWASWCGPCRQENPNVVRTFNKYKDRNFTVLGVSLDRPDAKDKWLAAIKKDGLTWTHVSDLKFWDNEVAKAWGVRAIPQNFLLDPNGKVIAKNLRGDALDAKLGSILAKAEKVKAE comes from the coding sequence ATGAAGAAAATATTATTAACCGCACTTGCTTTACTACCTGTTGCAGCAATGGCGCAAAGCGGTACTTTTACCGTTAAAGGAAAAATAGGCAACGTTAACGCACCGGCCAAAGCCTACATTCAATACCGTAAAGATGGTAAAACCATCATGGATTCGGCTGTGGTAAAAAATGGTGAGTTTGAGTTTAAGGGTGATGTGGCTGCGCCAAGCCAAGGCTATGTTCTTTTAAATAAAAAGGGCGATGCCATGAACAAAACCCGCGATTACCAGCAGATTTATTTTGAAACAGGTACCATTAATATTAACAATACTGCCGACTCGTTAGGTACGGCCACCGTAAGCGGTACGCCAACCAACGTTGAAAATCAGGCTTATAAAATCATGAACAAGCCGGTTAGCGATGCTTACGCTGCTATGAGCGCTAAAATGAAAGCTGCTACTCCGGCTCAGCGCGAATCGGCTGAGTTTAAAAAGGAGATGGAAGAAATTGAGAAAAAAGCCGATGAGCAGGGCGATGTTATTAACAAAAAGTTTGTTAAGCAATACCCTAAATCATTAATTAGCTTAAACCTCATCAGCAGCCTGGCTTACGGTATGGATTATGCCGAAATTGCACCATTATTTGAATCTTTGGCTCCAGCTGTAAAAGACAGCGAAGCGGGTAAAAGAATGGCCGACCAGTTAGCTAAAATGAAGGTTGTAGCCATTGGCGCCGTTGCTCCTGATTTTGCCATGGCCGATACAGCAGGCAATATGGTTAAGCTATCATCATTACGTGGTAAATATGTATTGGTTGATCTTTGGGCATCATGGTGTGGCCCTTGCCGCCAGGAAAACCCTAACGTGGTACGTACCTTTAATAAATACAAAGACCGTAACTTTACCGTTTTAGGCGTATCGTTAGATCGCCCTGATGCTAAAGATAAATGGCTTGCCGCCATCAAAAAAGACGGCCTGACCTGGACCCACGTATCTGATCTTAAATTCTGGGACAACGAGGTTGCAAAAGCATGGGGCGTACGTGCTATCCCTCAAAACTTTTTGTTAGACCCTAACGGCAAAGTAATCGCCAAAAACCTTCGCGGCGATGCGCTGGATGCTAAGTTAGGTTCTATATTAGCTAAGGCTGAGAAAGTAAAAGCTGAGTAA
- the purD gene encoding phosphoribosylamine--glycine ligase, giving the protein MNILIIGSGGRESAFAWKLSQSALCEQLYIAPGNAGTGQYGTNVNLKVTDFEGIKTLVLEKGINMVLVGPEEPLVKGIHDFFLADEQLKNVPVIGPQQEGAQLEGSKDFSKQFMQRHNIPTAASRTFTRDTLQDGLEYLATQGLPIVLKADGLAAGKGVLICTSLQEAQQELIEMLNEAKFGDASSKVVIEQFLQGIELSVFVLTDGNSYKILPSAKDYKRIGEGDTGLNTGGMGSVSPVPFADEEFLTKVEQRIVIPTVEGLKAEGIPYKGFIFIGLMNCEGEPYTIEYNCRMGDPETESVLPRIESDMVDLLLGVAEGNLIEKQFTISPKVAATVMCVAGGYPGEYLKNKVMSGLENVRGSIAFHAGTGMQGDDVITTGGRVIAITSLQDDMFTALQQATLDASRIYYDGKYFRKDIGFDLI; this is encoded by the coding sequence ATGAATATCCTGATCATTGGTTCGGGCGGCCGCGAGAGCGCTTTTGCCTGGAAATTATCACAAAGTGCGCTGTGCGAGCAGCTTTACATAGCTCCGGGTAATGCCGGCACCGGCCAGTACGGCACTAACGTAAACCTAAAGGTTACCGACTTTGAAGGCATCAAAACCCTTGTGCTCGAAAAAGGCATTAACATGGTTTTGGTTGGCCCCGAAGAGCCGTTGGTAAAAGGTATTCATGATTTCTTTTTGGCTGATGAACAGTTGAAAAACGTACCCGTAATTGGTCCGCAACAAGAAGGCGCACAATTAGAGGGCAGTAAGGATTTTTCGAAACAGTTTATGCAGCGCCATAATATTCCAACCGCAGCATCGCGCACGTTTACACGCGATACATTGCAGGATGGTTTGGAATACCTGGCCACACAAGGCTTACCCATAGTTTTAAAGGCTGATGGTTTGGCTGCCGGTAAAGGTGTTTTAATTTGCACCAGCCTGCAGGAAGCACAGCAGGAACTTATTGAGATGCTGAACGAGGCCAAATTTGGCGATGCCAGCTCGAAAGTAGTTATTGAACAGTTTTTACAAGGCATTGAGCTTTCGGTTTTTGTATTAACCGATGGCAACAGCTATAAAATATTACCTTCGGCCAAAGACTATAAACGTATTGGCGAGGGCGACACCGGGTTGAACACCGGCGGCATGGGTTCGGTATCGCCAGTTCCGTTTGCTGATGAAGAGTTTTTAACCAAGGTTGAGCAACGCATTGTTATACCTACCGTTGAAGGCTTAAAAGCAGAAGGCATTCCTTACAAAGGCTTTATTTTTATTGGCCTGATGAACTGTGAGGGTGAGCCATACACAATTGAATACAACTGCCGCATGGGCGACCCGGAAACCGAAAGTGTGCTACCACGCATTGAGTCGGACATGGTTGACTTGTTGTTAGGCGTTGCCGAAGGAAACCTGATCGAAAAACAATTCACCATATCGCCCAAAGTGGCGGCTACCGTTATGTGTGTGGCAGGTGGCTACCCCGGCGAGTATCTTAAAAACAAAGTAATGAGCGGCCTGGAAAATGTTCGCGGCTCTATTGCCTTTCACGCAGGTACAGGCATGCAAGGCGATGACGTGATTACCACCGGCGGCCGCGTAATTGCCATAACCTCGTTACAGGATGATATGTTTACCGCCCTGCAACAAGCTACCTTAGACGCCAGCCGCATTTACTATGATGGCAAATACTTTAGGAAAGATATTGGGTTTGATTTGATATAG
- a CDS encoding M20 metallopeptidase family protein gives MIKEQIQELSKNIFNNIVGYRRHLHANPELSFNEVQTSAYVEARLDELGIPHSRLANNGVVGLLKGNKLSDNVIALRADMDALPITEANDVPYKSQNVGVMHACGHDVHTSSLLGTATILSSLKDEFGGTIKLIFQPAEEKLPGGANLMIQEGVLENPKPQAVLGQHVMPLIDAGKVGFRAGKYMASTDEIYVTVHGKGGHGAQPQQNIDPVIITAHILTALQQVVSRFADPKSPSVLSFGKVIANGATNIIPNEVYLEGTFRTMDEQWRKEAHIKMKKMAEGIAESMGGSCDFEIRNGYPFLINEEKLTAAARGYAEDYLGKENVLDLDIWMAAEDFAYFSQAADACFYRLGTRNESRGITSAVHTPTFDVDENALAISTGLMAYMAVKQLGN, from the coding sequence ATGATCAAAGAACAAATACAGGAATTATCGAAAAATATATTTAACAACATAGTTGGCTATCGCCGTCACCTGCATGCCAACCCCGAGCTGTCGTTTAACGAGGTGCAAACCTCTGCTTACGTAGAAGCGCGTTTAGATGAACTGGGTATTCCGCACAGCCGCTTAGCCAATAACGGCGTGGTGGGCTTGCTGAAAGGCAATAAGCTATCTGATAATGTAATTGCCTTACGTGCCGATATGGATGCCCTGCCTATTACCGAGGCTAACGATGTGCCCTACAAATCGCAAAATGTGGGCGTAATGCATGCTTGCGGTCATGATGTTCATACCTCATCATTATTAGGTACTGCCACCATTTTAAGCAGCCTTAAAGACGAGTTTGGCGGCACCATTAAACTAATATTTCAACCTGCTGAAGAGAAGCTACCCGGCGGTGCCAATCTCATGATACAGGAAGGTGTGCTGGAAAACCCTAAGCCGCAGGCTGTATTGGGTCAGCACGTAATGCCTTTGATAGATGCCGGTAAGGTAGGCTTTCGTGCAGGTAAATACATGGCCAGTACTGATGAGATCTATGTAACTGTACACGGCAAAGGTGGACATGGTGCACAACCGCAACAAAACATTGACCCGGTAATTATTACCGCGCACATACTTACCGCGCTGCAACAAGTGGTTAGCCGTTTTGCTGATCCTAAAAGCCCGTCGGTACTATCGTTTGGTAAGGTAATTGCCAATGGTGCTACCAACATTATTCCTAATGAGGTTTATCTTGAAGGCACCTTCCGTACCATGGACGAGCAGTGGCGCAAAGAGGCCCACATTAAAATGAAAAAGATGGCCGAAGGCATTGCCGAAAGCATGGGTGGCAGCTGTGATTTTGAGATCAGGAATGGTTATCCCTTCCTCATTAACGAAGAGAAATTGACCGCCGCCGCACGTGGCTACGCCGAAGATTACTTAGGTAAAGAAAACGTGCTCGACCTGGATATATGGATGGCCGCCGAAGACTTTGCCTATTTCTCGCAAGCTGCCGATGCCTGTTTTTACCGCCTCGGTACCCGCAACGAAAGCCGCGGCATAACCTCAGCCGTACACACACCAACGTTTGATGTGGATGAAAATGCACTGGCTATAAGTACTGGCTTAATGGCTTATATGGCCGTTAAGCAGTTGGGGAATTGA
- a CDS encoding S41 family peptidase, whose amino-acid sequence MKKLLLLLSAFVLTQKPTFAQQQEHLLWMQQPSLSPDGKWIAFEYKGNLFKVPSAGGTAIPLTINSAYNGYPVWSHDGQSIAFASDRYGNFDVYIMAASGGSATRLTFASERDIPYEFSTDNQKVYFGTDRNDLASSVRFPSNALFMKLYTVPAKGGRSIMVNAAGMDNMHLNKAGDKMIFQDRKGYEDPWRKHHTSAVTRDIWVYDTSTKAYTKVSPFVGEDREPVWGSGDNFYYLSERNGNQNLFKASLASANTPSQVTNFTKDPVRNLSRAEDGTLAFTQCGELYTLKDGGQPQKVNISLSADFNGSQVQNMPVRGDATEIAVSPNGKEVALIYRGEIFVTSVDGNITKRITNTPYQERMVQFSPDGRTLLYSVENAGSWDIYKTTLASATEPYFFASTTLKTEPVINTDKEEFQPIYSPDGKKIAYLEERNIVKVFDIATKKTTTVLPEGVNFSYSDGDQYFSWSPDSKYLLIQSEEGAFGRSEIAFVKADGTGKRLNLTESGFDDGRPRWGMNGKMMYWQSDRLGMKNLSRGSQTDVYAMFFDQAAWDRFRLSKEDLDIRKQEEKRDSTNKVADKTTKSTPKNAKTPAGIAPYAYEPNFKNLEDRTVRLTVGSADMADDVMSKDGEKLFYLARYDKGYDLWVTSTRTKETKVLAALNSGGGSLELTPDGKTLFVLAGGNVMKVGVDDGKVTPVKINSSMDLDAAAERAYIFDHSWKQVTKKFFDPKLQGVDWTYYHNTYGKFLPHINNNYDFQVLLSEFLGELNGSHTGGRYSPQFPNGDVTAALGLLYDQTKGGDGLVVADIITGGPFDVARTKMKKGYVIDKIDGEAITGDADWAKLLNRKVDKYTLISFHDPKTNATYEENVKPVPPGYERSVLLYNRWTRMMEHLVDSLSNGKVGYVHVQGMNDPSYRVTFDKVLGKNFSKKALIVDTRFNGGGWLHDELVTFLGGKMYMELRPQGHPTEGGESLSKWNKPSCVVMSEGNYSDAFIFPWAYKTLKLGKLIGMPVAGTGTAVWWERQIDGTLVFGIPMVSTWGIGDTHPTENAQVEPDIRVLNEYTKFLNGQDQPNGNCG is encoded by the coding sequence ATGAAAAAATTATTACTCCTGCTCTCGGCTTTTGTACTAACGCAAAAACCAACTTTTGCCCAGCAACAAGAGCATTTATTGTGGATGCAGCAACCATCCCTATCGCCCGATGGCAAGTGGATAGCCTTTGAATATAAAGGCAACCTGTTTAAAGTACCGTCGGCTGGTGGTACCGCCATCCCCTTAACCATTAACAGTGCCTATAACGGTTACCCGGTTTGGAGCCACGATGGGCAGTCGATAGCCTTTGCATCCGACCGTTATGGTAACTTTGATGTATATATTATGGCTGCCAGCGGAGGATCTGCAACCCGCTTAACCTTTGCATCAGAGCGGGATATTCCGTACGAGTTTTCGACCGATAATCAAAAGGTGTATTTCGGTACCGACCGTAATGACCTGGCCTCATCGGTGCGTTTCCCAAGCAATGCCCTGTTTATGAAACTGTATACTGTACCGGCAAAAGGCGGCCGCAGCATTATGGTGAACGCCGCAGGTATGGACAACATGCACCTGAACAAGGCAGGCGATAAAATGATTTTTCAGGATCGTAAAGGCTATGAAGACCCCTGGCGCAAGCACCATACATCGGCCGTAACGCGCGATATATGGGTTTACGATACCTCAACCAAAGCCTACACCAAGGTATCGCCTTTTGTGGGTGAAGACCGCGAACCGGTTTGGGGCAGCGGCGATAATTTTTATTACCTGAGCGAACGCAATGGTAACCAAAACCTGTTTAAGGCAAGTTTGGCATCTGCTAATACTCCTTCACAGGTAACCAACTTTACTAAAGACCCGGTTCGCAACCTGTCGCGCGCCGAGGATGGCACCTTAGCCTTTACCCAATGCGGCGAATTGTACACTTTGAAAGATGGCGGTCAGCCCCAAAAAGTAAACATTAGCCTGAGTGCCGATTTTAACGGTAGCCAGGTGCAAAACATGCCGGTACGCGGCGATGCAACCGAAATTGCGGTATCGCCCAATGGTAAGGAAGTAGCCTTGATCTACCGAGGCGAAATATTTGTAACATCAGTTGATGGCAATATTACCAAGCGCATTACCAACACCCCTTACCAGGAACGCATGGTACAATTTAGTCCAGATGGCCGCACTTTGCTGTATTCGGTAGAAAACGCAGGCTCATGGGACATTTACAAAACCACTTTAGCCAGTGCTACCGAGCCTTACTTTTTTGCCTCAACCACACTTAAAACCGAGCCGGTTATCAATACCGATAAAGAAGAGTTTCAGCCCATATATTCTCCGGATGGCAAAAAAATAGCTTACCTGGAGGAACGTAACATTGTTAAAGTATTTGATATTGCCACCAAAAAGACAACAACCGTGCTTCCGGAGGGTGTTAATTTTTCTTATTCCGATGGTGACCAATATTTTTCATGGTCGCCCGACAGTAAGTATCTGCTCATTCAATCAGAAGAGGGAGCATTTGGCCGCAGCGAAATTGCGTTTGTTAAGGCCGATGGTACCGGCAAGCGCCTTAACCTTACCGAAAGCGGTTTTGACGACGGCCGCCCACGCTGGGGAATGAACGGCAAAATGATGTACTGGCAAAGCGACCGCCTGGGTATGAAGAACCTATCGCGCGGATCACAAACTGATGTGTATGCCATGTTTTTTGACCAGGCAGCCTGGGACAGGTTCCGCCTGAGCAAAGAGGACTTAGACATTCGCAAGCAAGAGGAAAAGCGTGATTCGACCAACAAAGTTGCCGATAAAACCACAAAATCCACCCCTAAAAATGCCAAAACTCCCGCCGGTATTGCGCCGTATGCTTACGAGCCAAACTTTAAAAACCTGGAAGACCGTACCGTGCGCTTAACCGTTGGCTCGGCCGATATGGCCGACGACGTAATGTCGAAAGATGGTGAGAAACTGTTTTACCTGGCCCGTTATGATAAGGGTTACGATTTATGGGTAACATCTACCCGCACCAAAGAAACCAAGGTGTTGGCCGCACTAAATTCAGGCGGTGGCTCGCTTGAACTTACGCCCGATGGCAAGACCCTGTTTGTACTGGCCGGTGGCAACGTGATGAAGGTTGGAGTTGACGATGGTAAAGTAACGCCTGTTAAAATTAACAGCAGCATGGATTTAGATGCCGCTGCCGAGCGAGCCTACATTTTTGATCACTCATGGAAACAGGTGACCAAAAAGTTCTTCGACCCTAAATTGCAGGGTGTTGACTGGACCTATTACCACAACACTTACGGCAAATTCCTGCCGCACATTAATAATAATTACGATTTCCAGGTATTGCTGAGCGAGTTTTTAGGCGAACTGAATGGCTCGCATACCGGTGGCCGTTATTCGCCGCAATTTCCTAATGGGGATGTTACAGCTGCTTTAGGCCTTTTATACGACCAAACCAAAGGCGGCGACGGACTTGTGGTAGCCGATATTATTACGGGTGGCCCGTTTGATGTGGCGCGCACCAAAATGAAAAAAGGTTATGTGATTGATAAAATTGACGGCGAAGCTATTACCGGTGATGCCGACTGGGCCAAGCTGCTTAACCGCAAGGTTGATAAGTACACGCTCATCAGTTTCCACGACCCTAAAACCAATGCCACTTACGAGGAAAACGTAAAACCGGTTCCACCGGGCTATGAGCGCAGTGTGCTGTTATACAACCGCTGGACCCGTATGATGGAGCATTTAGTTGATAGCCTTTCGAACGGAAAAGTGGGTTACGTGCACGTACAAGGCATGAACGACCCGAGCTACCGCGTAACGTTTGATAAAGTATTGGGTAAAAACTTTAGCAAAAAAGCATTAATTGTTGATACCCGCTTTAATGGCGGCGGCTGGCTGCATGATGAGTTGGTTACTTTTTTGGGCGGTAAAATGTACATGGAACTGCGTCCGCAAGGGCATCCAACCGAGGGCGGCGAATCATTAAGCAAATGGAATAAACCAAGCTGTGTGGTAATGAGCGAGGGCAACTATTCGGATGCATTCATCTTCCCATGGGCTTACAAAACCTTGAAACTGGGCAAGCTGATAGGTATGCCGGTAGCAGGAACAGGTACCGCCGTTTGGTGGGAACGTCAAATTGACGGCACGCTTGTATTCGGTATACCCATGGTATCAACCTGGGGCATAGGCGATACCCACCCTACCGAAAACGCACAGGTTGAACCAGATATTAGAGTGCTAAACGAATACACCAAATTCCTGAACGGGCAAGACCAGCCAAATGGAAACTGCGGTTAA
- the secA gene encoding preprotein translocase subunit SecA yields MRGKTIYFKEKIAEGLASIDEQIQAIKADIDANPDMDVNAKVELYTNIDKLEKDRNKELEVILLNILPEAFAVVKETARRWAGNPHIEVTATEFDRQLAARKGNVVIQGDKALHASRWIAAGNEVKWNMVHYDVQLIGGSVLHSGKIAEMATGEGKTLVATLPAYLNALAGQGVHIVTVNDYLARRDSEWMGPLYEFHGLSVDCIDKHEPNSEARRNAYLADITFGTNNEFGFDYLRDNMTRTPEELVQRKLHFAMVDEVDSVLVDDARTPLIISGPIPRGDEHEFYMLKPRIERLVNAQKDYVNKALNEAKKQINDGKTGTDEGGMALIRAHRGLPKSKALIKFLSEGGNRTVLQKTENYYMQDQGKEMPKVDAELFFVIDEKNNSVELTEKGIELITASGEDPKFFVMPDVGTEIAKIEKSDLSAEDKVAHKDELMRDFSIKSERIHSINQLLKAYTLFEKDTEYIVDEGKVKIVDEQTGRILDGRRYSDGLHQAIEAKENVKVEDATQTFATITLQNYFRMYHKLCGMTGTAVTEAGELWEIYKLDVVEIPTNVIAKRDDRQDLVYRTMREKYNAVAEEIVTLTTAGRPVLVGTTSVEISELLSRMLKLRGIKHNVLNAKMHQKEADIVAEAGKAGTVTIATNMAGRGTDIKLGPGVKEAGGLAIVGTERHESRRVDRQLRGRAGRQGDPGSSQFFVSLEDNLMRLFGSERISNLMVRMGIEEGEVIQHSMISKSIERAQKKVEENNFGIRKRLLEYDDVMNSQRTVIYTKRKNALFGERLDVDINNTIYDVVEDVVSEYKESNNYEGFQLEMIRLFSVDPEVTPEEFAGGNANKITEAVFATVTAFYHRKMESIAEQANPVLQDVYRTRGEYIENVMVPFTDGVHGIQVAVPLKKAIDNNGLEVFKSFEKNVNLYLIDDAWKEHLREMDELKQSVQNAVYEQKDPLLVYKFEAFELFRQMLANVNKELVSFLFRGGIPIQQAPEEVHEAQPLPRTDMRQMRMSKPELVHETNGVPDEELVQEKQQPARAEQKIGRNDACPCGSGKKFKNCHGA; encoded by the coding sequence TTGCGGGGTAAAACCATATACTTTAAAGAGAAGATAGCCGAAGGCTTAGCCTCAATTGATGAGCAGATACAAGCTATTAAGGCTGATATTGATGCTAATCCTGATATGGATGTAAACGCCAAAGTGGAGTTATACACCAATATAGATAAGTTAGAAAAAGACCGCAACAAGGAACTTGAAGTTATCTTGTTGAATATACTGCCCGAGGCATTTGCCGTGGTTAAAGAAACTGCACGCCGCTGGGCTGGTAACCCGCATATTGAGGTTACCGCAACCGAATTTGACCGCCAGTTGGCTGCCCGCAAAGGCAACGTGGTAATACAGGGTGATAAAGCCTTGCACGCCAGCAGATGGATAGCCGCCGGTAACGAGGTTAAATGGAACATGGTACATTATGATGTACAGTTGATAGGTGGTAGCGTATTGCACAGCGGTAAAATTGCCGAGATGGCTACCGGTGAGGGTAAAACCTTGGTGGCTACCTTACCTGCTTACCTTAATGCGCTTGCCGGACAAGGCGTACACATTGTAACCGTGAACGATTACCTTGCCCGTCGTGACTCGGAATGGATGGGTCCGCTGTATGAGTTCCACGGTTTATCGGTTGATTGTATCGACAAGCATGAGCCTAACTCTGAAGCCCGCCGTAACGCTTACCTTGCCGATATTACCTTTGGTACCAATAACGAGTTTGGTTTTGACTACCTGCGCGATAACATGACCCGTACGCCCGAAGAGCTGGTGCAACGCAAATTGCACTTTGCCATGGTGGATGAGGTTGACTCGGTGTTGGTGGATGATGCCCGTACCCCGTTAATTATTTCAGGCCCTATTCCTCGCGGCGATGAGCACGAGTTTTATATGCTTAAACCACGCATTGAGCGTTTGGTTAATGCACAAAAAGATTACGTAAACAAAGCTTTAAACGAGGCTAAAAAACAAATAAACGACGGCAAAACTGGTACCGATGAAGGCGGCATGGCCTTAATTAGAGCGCACCGTGGTTTACCTAAGAGTAAGGCTTTAATTAAGTTTTTGAGCGAAGGTGGTAACCGTACCGTATTGCAAAAAACTGAGAACTATTATATGCAAGATCAGGGCAAAGAAATGCCTAAGGTGGATGCAGAACTGTTCTTTGTTATCGACGAGAAAAACAACTCGGTTGAACTGACCGAAAAAGGTATTGAATTGATCACGGCATCGGGCGAAGATCCTAAATTCTTCGTGATGCCTGATGTAGGTACTGAGATAGCTAAAATTGAAAAATCGGATTTGAGCGCCGAAGATAAAGTTGCGCACAAAGACGAGCTGATGCGCGATTTTTCTATCAAATCTGAGCGTATTCACTCTATAAACCAATTGCTTAAAGCCTACACTTTATTCGAAAAAGATACCGAATACATTGTTGACGAAGGCAAGGTTAAAATTGTAGATGAGCAAACCGGCCGTATTTTAGATGGCCGCCGTTACTCTGATGGTTTACACCAGGCAATTGAGGCTAAAGAGAACGTTAAGGTGGAGGATGCTACCCAAACCTTTGCTACCATTACGCTGCAAAACTACTTCCGTATGTACCACAAACTTTGCGGTATGACGGGTACTGCCGTAACCGAAGCTGGTGAGTTGTGGGAAATTTATAAGTTAGATGTGGTTGAGATACCTACCAACGTTATTGCCAAACGCGATGATCGCCAGGATTTGGTATACCGCACCATGCGCGAAAAATACAATGCCGTTGCCGAAGAAATTGTTACGCTAACCACAGCCGGAAGACCGGTACTGGTGGGTACAACCTCGGTAGAAATTTCGGAATTACTGAGCCGTATGCTTAAACTGCGCGGCATCAAGCATAACGTACTCAACGCCAAAATGCACCAAAAGGAGGCCGATATTGTGGCCGAAGCTGGTAAGGCAGGTACAGTTACCATTGCTACCAATATGGCTGGTCGTGGTACGGATATTAAGTTAGGCCCTGGCGTTAAAGAAGCCGGAGGTTTAGCCATTGTGGGTACCGAGCGCCATGAGTCGCGCCGTGTCGATCGCCAGTTGCGCGGTCGTGCCGGTCGTCAGGGCGATCCGGGTTCGTCACAGTTCTTTGTATCGTTAGAGGATAACCTGATGCGTTTATTCGGATCGGAGCGTATCTCTAACCTCATGGTGCGTATGGGTATCGAAGAGGGCGAGGTTATTCAGCACTCAATGATCTCTAAATCTATCGAGCGTGCGCAAAAGAAAGTAGAAGAAAACAACTTTGGTATACGTAAACGCCTGTTGGAGTATGACGACGTAATGAACTCGCAGCGTACCGTTATTTACACCAAACGTAAAAATGCCTTGTTTGGCGAACGTTTGGATGTGGATATTAACAACACCATTTATGATGTGGTTGAAGATGTGGTAAGCGAATACAAAGAATCGAACAATTACGAAGGCTTCCAGCTGGAAATGATCCGCTTGTTTTCGGTTGACCCTGAGGTTACACCTGAAGAATTTGCCGGTGGCAATGCCAATAAAATTACAGAAGCAGTTTTTGCAACTGTAACCGCATTCTATCACCGTAAAATGGAAAGCATTGCCGAGCAGGCTAACCCTGTATTGCAAGATGTTTACCGCACCCGTGGCGAATACATTGAGAATGTAATGGTTCCGTTTACTGATGGTGTTCATGGCATACAGGTGGCTGTTCCGTTGAAAAAGGCAATTGACAATAATGGTTTAGAGGTGTTTAAATCGTTTGAGAAAAACGTGAACCTTTATCTTATTGATGATGCCTGGAAAGAGCACCTGCGCGAAATGGACGAGTTAAAGCAATCGGTACAAAATGCTGTTTACGAGCAAAAAGATCCGTTGCTGGTTTACAAATTCGAAGCTTTCGAATTGTTCCGCCAGATGCTGGCCAACGTGAACAAAGAGTTGGTTAGCTTCCTGTTCAGAGGCGGTATTCCAATTCAACAGGCTCCCGAAGAAGTACACGAGGCTCAGCCTCTTCCACGTACCGATATGCGCCAAATGCGCATGAGCAAGCCGGAATTAGTGCACGAAACCAACGGCGTGCCTGATGAGGAACTTGTTCAGGAAAAACAGCAACCGGCACGTGCCGAGCAAAAAATAGGCAGAAATGACGCTTGTCCGTGCGGCAGTGGTAAAAAGTTTAAAAACTGTCACGGCGCATAA